In the Flagellimonas sp. HMM57 genome, one interval contains:
- a CDS encoding formyltransferase family protein: MKKIIFLGSRTHVFDSAIKMGIEFDHVFALKGSLLESKLISEDIEHKSFDMTQKKEVLNFLYKSNFEVLVSNGCPIVFPVEKFDASQILVNIHPTYLPFLQGKTPLNGVFYNDYAFYGATMHFIDATIDTGNIIYQHKEEITPDVDLGLLYFLAFELEGFVFRKGWEILKANRFRYSGEKQQGKADYFNRTKEKQQVDFERMGNKELIRKVKSFGIASQGCYTKLNDRDYRIFEVEEIVHPALLERFGTSLAGEILLAYDKKLLVKSKDGILKLKVFQTENE, from the coding sequence GTGAAGAAAATTATCTTTTTGGGATCTAGGACGCATGTGTTTGATTCTGCCATTAAAATGGGTATAGAGTTTGATCATGTTTTCGCATTGAAAGGCAGTTTATTAGAATCAAAACTAATTTCTGAGGATATCGAGCATAAAAGTTTTGATATGACCCAAAAAAAAGAGGTTCTCAACTTTTTGTACAAATCTAATTTTGAGGTTTTGGTATCCAATGGGTGTCCTATTGTATTCCCTGTAGAAAAGTTTGATGCATCTCAAATCTTGGTCAATATCCATCCTACCTATCTCCCTTTTTTACAAGGTAAAACACCTTTGAACGGGGTTTTTTATAATGATTATGCGTTCTATGGTGCTACAATGCATTTTATTGACGCTACAATAGATACAGGGAACATTATCTATCAACATAAAGAAGAAATAACTCCTGATGTTGACCTTGGATTACTTTATTTTTTAGCTTTTGAGTTAGAAGGATTTGTATTTAGAAAAGGTTGGGAGATTTTAAAGGCAAACCGATTTAGGTACAGTGGAGAAAAGCAACAAGGAAAAGCTGATTACTTTAATAGAACGAAAGAAAAACAGCAGGTTGATTTTGAACGAATGGGGAATAAGGAGTTAATAAGAAAAGTGAAGAGCTTTGGTATTGCTTCGCAAGGATGTTATACAAAATTGAACGATAGAGATTACCGTATTTTTGAAGTGGAGGAAATTGTGCATCCAGCACTTTTAGAAAGGTTTGGCACTTCGTTGGCCGGAGAGATTCTCTTAGCTTATGACAAGAAGCTTTTAGTGAAGTCTAAAGACGGAATTTTAAAACTAAAAGTATTTCAAACAGAAAACGAATAA
- a CDS encoding sugar transferase — MYKYFLKRVIDFVFSFFGLLILSPIFLVVTLLLFFANKGTPFFVQDRPGKNGKIFYVLKFKTMNDDKDSMGELLPDKDRITKIGKFVRKTSLDEIPQLWNVLKGDMSLIGPRPLRTFYLPFYSLKEQRRHNVRPGITGLAQVSGRNFLKWEQRFAYDLEYIEKLSFWLDAKIIYKTFLKVIKSSDVATDPDEFVESFHIYRQQQIDSGIFEHEQQ; from the coding sequence ATGTACAAGTATTTCTTAAAAAGGGTCATAGATTTCGTTTTTTCTTTTTTTGGGCTTTTGATTTTGTCCCCTATTTTCTTAGTAGTTACATTGTTACTGTTTTTCGCCAATAAGGGGACTCCATTTTTTGTACAGGACCGACCGGGAAAAAATGGCAAGATTTTTTATGTCTTAAAATTTAAGACTATGAACGACGATAAAGACAGTATGGGCGAGTTGTTACCAGATAAAGACCGAATCACCAAAATAGGTAAATTTGTCCGTAAAACATCGTTAGATGAGATTCCCCAATTATGGAATGTCCTAAAGGGAGATATGAGCCTAATCGGTCCAAGGCCCTTACGGACTTTTTATTTGCCGTTTTATTCACTTAAAGAACAACGAAGGCATAATGTGCGTCCGGGAATAACTGGATTGGCCCAAGTATCTGGGCGTAATTTTCTCAAATGGGAACAACGGTTCGCTTATGATTTGGAATATATTGAAAAGTTATCCTTCTGGCTAGACGCAAAAATTATTTACAAAACTTTTCTAAAGGTCATAAAATCTTCTGATGTAGCCACAGATCCTGATGAATTCGTGGAAAGTTTCCACATATATAGACAACAACAAATAGACAGCGGAATTTTCGAGCATGAACAACAATGA